A part of Scylla paramamosain isolate STU-SP2022 chromosome 24, ASM3559412v1, whole genome shotgun sequence genomic DNA contains:
- the LOC135112526 gene encoding putative nuclease HARBI1, protein MMNPAVSRKAAQQRQRRTYRVRRDIFAEYDDAELLKRFRLDRAGIVAVTDIVRDKLQSKTERNRALTPEMVAITLRYLATGKMQQCSCDDFGTTQPTISRAISQTIDALADPEVICQFVAFPHTQREVQQKQAEFMQVTQFPGVVGVIDGTHIRIVSPHVDEHVYVNRKRYHSINVQVVFDAHYKILDIVARWPGSVNDARILDKSALKLMFEEQHVPAGCYLPGDSGYPCKQWLLTPYLRPQTVAQANYNSSSTLRCSRGD, encoded by the exons ATGATGAACCCAGCCGTTAGCAGGAAGGCGGCACAACAACGTCAGCGGCGCACCTACAGAGTGAGAAGAGATATTTTCGCTGAGTACGACGATGCTGAGTTACTGAAAAGATTCAGATTGGACCGTGCTGGTATTGTTGCAGTGACTGATATAGTGAGAGACAAGCTGCaaagtaaaactgaaagaaatagagcCTTGACCCCTGAGATGGTGGCCATCACATTACGATATTTAGCCACAGGAAAAATGCAACAGTGCAGTTGTGATGATTTTGGAACAACGCAGCCCACTATCAGCCGTGCAATATCACAGACAATTGATGCACTGGCTGACCCAGAAGTAATCTGCCAGTTCGTGGCTTTCCCTCACACCCAGCGTGAAGTGCAGCAAAAACAGGCAGAGTTCATGCAAGTAACTCAGTTTCCCGGTGTTGTGGGAGTGATTGATGGTACTCATATAAGAATTGTGTCTCCTCATGTCGATGAACATGTATATGTGAACAGGAAACGCTATCACAGCATAAATGTGCAAGTAGTATTTGATGCTCACTATAAGATTCTTGACATTGTGGCAAGGTGGCCTGGCTCAGTCAACGATGCAAGAATACTAGATAAGTCAGCACTCAAACTGATGTTTGAGGAACAACATGTACCTGCAGGATGCTACCTTCCCGGGGACAGTGGCTATCCCTGTAAGCAGTGGCTCCTCACTCCTTACCTTCGCCCTCAAACTGTTGCACAAGCTAATTATAACAG TTCCAGTACCTTACGATGCAGCCGAGGGgactga